Part of the Terriglobales bacterium genome, TGTAGATGAGCATCAGGCGCGTACTTTCGGCGAGGCCGCTGTCGGCTTTGGCCAGCGAGACATTGGTGTCGAGCACGCCGAGAATCTGCTGGCTTGCCGGATGCGCGTGACAGGCGGCGTTGGAGCAGGCGGGCTCGTTCTCGATCGGGTTGATGATGCCGAGCACCCGACCGGCGCCATTGACGTGGTAAATGCGAAAACGGTCGGGGCGATTGAGCTTGGAGAGCGGCTGCGCCTGGGCATGGCAGGCATAGCAGGCTTCGCCACGCTTGTCGACGGCGCGCCCCACCTCATTGGGGTCGCTGGAATAACCAATCCGCCCTTCCTTGTCGAAGATACGTACCTTAACCACGCCGGGCTCGGCGGCGATGGTGCCGATGACGTTGTAGAGTGCTTCGCGATCGTTGCGTAGCATGTGGTAGGAAGTGCTGCGCTTGATGACGTCGCTGACGCGCTCGGCACTGGCCAGGGTGGCCGCCTCCAGGTGGTGGCGGTGGAGGCGGATATTGGCATAGCCGAGCAGCGCGAAAATGACCACCATGGCGGAAAAAATCAGGGCGATGAGTTTCGCGCTCAGGCTGCGGCCCTGGCGCTTCCACTCGGCGGCCGGATCGGCCTCCGGCGCGGGTGGGACAAACTCAGGGTCCCAGCCGATTCGCGCGGGAGGAACGGGCTGCGTTTTTTCTGTTGCGGTCGAGGACCGGCCATCGACCGGCGACTCATCTTCAATCGGCATCTTGCATCACCACTACCGGGGCTGGAGCGCGATGTTCCGCTGCGGCCGGCTGTGCCGCAGGCTCCTCGGGAAAGATGGGCAAATACTTCGCGGCGAGGCCGAAGATGGCGAAGCCGGCGCCCACCATGGCCGCAGTCACCGCGATCTCTGTCCACCGGGGGATGTAACGGACGCCCGCCGAGGCTTCCATCCCGGTTACCGCGACGTTCAACCGGTTGGTGACAAACCCGAGCAACGTGCTCACCGAAGCCAGGTAGAGTCCGCCGGGCGTTTCACGTACCTTGCGGAAGGCAAGCAGCACAATGGGGATCACCAACGCCAGCGCCACCTCCAGCAGGAACAGGTTGCGCTCATAGCCGGCGACGAAGAGTTTGCTGAACACGCCGCGGTGCAGCAGGTCTTCAGCGCGCAGGACCGAGTAAACGACGAGCACCGCCATCAGCGCGCGGCCCAGGTCTTTCAGGATGTGGAGTTCCAGTTGCCGGCCGAAGTGCTTGGCGCTCATGGAAGACTCGAAGATGGTCATGGCCAGGCCGACGGCCACCGCCGAGAGAAAGAAGAACACAGGCAGCAGCGGTGAGTACCAGAAGGGATGCAGCTTCGTGGGAACGATCAGGTACACGGAGCCTAGCGAGGACTGGTGCAGGGTGGAGAAGATGACGCCCATGATCACGATCGGGATCAGCACCTTGCGGATGTAAAGGATCGGCTTCACCAGGTTGAAGCGCTCCAGCACGATGGGCGAGAACTCCAGCGAGAGCACGGTGGTGTAGCACATGACACACCAGCCCACCTCGAACATCACCGAGTGTGGGTTCCACATGATGAGTGGGTGCCAGATGTTGTAGGGGCGGCCCAAATCCACCATCAGCGCCACGGTTACCAGGACATAGCCGAGGAACGCGGTCAGGACGGTGGGACGCACGAT contains:
- the hybB gene encoding Ni/Fe-hydrogenase cytochrome b subunit, which produces MKIPNIKWFSFWKLMLYFVLAAGAYATVYRFALGLGPSTHLSDQFPWGIWVGFDVLCGVMLAAGGFTLTGAVYIFNIKRLKPIVRPTVLTAFLGYVLVTVALMVDLGRPYNIWHPLIMWNPHSVMFEVGWCVMCYTTVLSLEFSPIVLERFNLVKPILYIRKVLIPIVIMGVIFSTLHQSSLGSVYLIVPTKLHPFWYSPLLPVFFFLSAVAVGLAMTIFESSMSAKHFGRQLELHILKDLGRALMAVLVVYSVLRAEDLLHRGVFSKLFVAGYERNLFLLEVALALVIPIVLLAFRKVRETPGGLYLASVSTLLGFVTNRLNVAVTGMEASAGVRYIPRWTEIAVTAAMVGAGFAIFGLAAKYLPIFPEEPAAQPAAAEHRAPAPVVVMQDAD